TCAGTTCTATGTTGCCATGCGCTTTGGCGGCATGGCCCTGCCACTCATCGTGGGGGTGGGGGGCACGCTGTTCTCCATTGTCACCATGGCTACATCACTCTTTGGGCTAGGATTTGATATTGCCAAATACCTGCCCTGGGTTCTGCCCATGCAGATCATGGAGCAGCATGTGGACGCCACCCGCACAGCGATGCTCATCGGCGGCGGCGGCGGCATCATTGTGTTTGCCATCATCGCATTGGGTCTGGCGGGCAAGGACTGGAAGTAGTTTTACCAAAGCTGAAACATTGCCCCTCCCGTTTTTGGCCAAGCCGCTTATACTGATCTCATGGTTATTTCATCCAGCGCCCTTGGGGGCCGCCAAGCCGTTCTGCAGTATCTTGATGCCGACTTCGACGTCGTCCAGCCGGGGGACTATGTCCTCTGCGCCGTGACAGGGGCGCGGATCTTGCTTGATGATCTGAGATATTGGAGCGTCGATAAGCAGGAAGCTTATTGCGATGCTGCTGCTGCAAATACTGCCTATAACAAGGCGCGCGAGAATGGAGAGGCGTTTTGACCCGATTTAGCCTGATGATGGTGTCCGCATTGAGCGTTTCGGCGTGCGCGGCATTTGCCCAACCGCCGGTTCCCAGCGTCTCGCCCACCAAGAAGCCCGCCGGCAACACCGTGACATCAACGCCGGTTGCAGAGGAGCCTCAGGTCGAGATCGTCCAGGACCTTGCCAACACCAAACCCGCCGTGCCCTTCGAAACCGTACTGGACGGCAATCTGGTCCAGGGCGGACTGGTCTTCGGTTCCACCGCGCCCGGCACGAAGGTCCGCCTGAAAAGCGGCGATGTGACGAAGACCGTCGCCGTCGATGAAGCCGGTAATTTCGTTTTTGGTTTTGACCGCGATCATGGCCCGACTGCGGTGCTGGTGGTGACCAGCCCCGACGGCAGTAGCGATTCGCGCGAGCTGAAAATCGCTCCCACGGCCTGGAAAGAAAGCGTGATCACGGTCGAAGAGAGCAAGGCCAATCCCTACAAGAAGGAAGACCTCGATAAGATCGCCGCCGACACAGCGCTCAAGAACGATGCCCGCAGCCGCCGCGCGGATGAGGCCCTGTGGACAGTCGGTTTCGAATGGCCTGAGCAGGAGGGCTGCATCTCAAGCCCGTTTGGTTATCGCCGGATTGTCAACGGCACACCGCGCCGGTTCCATTCCGGGGTCGATGTTGCCGCGCCGGATGGTATGAGCCCACTCGACTATGTCGGCACGCCCGTTTACGCGCCGGCAGATGGCTATGTACGCCTTGCCAATCCTGACATGTTCTTCGAAGGCGGGCTCGTCTTCATCGACCATGGTCAGGAGCTGGAAACCGCACTCATGCACATGTCGAAAGTGGACGTGAAATCCGGGGCGTTCATCCGCAAGGGTGACAAGGTGGGCGAGGTTGGATCGACCGGCCGTGTCACCGGTCCGCACCTGCACTGGTCCCTGAAATGGCAGGACCGTCTGGTCGACCCTGAACTGGTCGTCGACGAGCGTCCCGTCTGCACGGATTAAGGTTTGTAAAAGCCGGTTGAGCGAAACGGAAAAAGGGTCGAAACCCTTTTTCATGACACAGATTTTTGACCTTCTTCTCAAAGGTGGAACCATCGTCAATCACGATGGCATCCATGAAGCTGACATTGGCATTCGCGACGGCCAGATCACGGCGATCGGTTCGTTCGATCCCTCTCTTGCCGGAGAGATGATCGATTGTACCGGCCTCCATGTGCTTCCCGGTGTCGTGGACAGCCAGGTGCATTTCCGTGAGCCCGGTGCAACGCACAAGGAGGATCTGGCGGCCGGGTCCCTCGGCGCGGTCCTCGGCGGTGTGACGGCGGTGTTCGAAATGCCGAACACCAAGCCGCTCACAACGACGGCCGATGCCATCAACGATAAGCTCGATCGGGCGAAGGGACGCATGTGGTGCGACCACGCCTTCTATGTCGGCGCGACCCATGACAACGCCACCGAGCTGCCAGAACTGGAACGACTGCCTGGCGTTTGCGGCGTGAAGATTTTCATGGGAGCGTCGACCGGCGACTTGCTGGTCCCCGATGATGAAGGCGTGCGGCACGTCCTTTCCCATGGCCAACGGCGCGTATCGATCCACTCTGAAGATGAGACGATCCTGCGCGAGAATGCCAAGCTGGCGCGAGAGGGCGACTGGACATCACACCCGGAGGTCCGTTCCGCCGCCGCTGCTTTGCGGTGTACAGAACGCCTTCTGGGCATTGCGCGGGAATGTGGCCGCCGCATTCACGTGCTGCATGTCTCCACCGCGGATGAAGTGCCTCTTCTGGCCGCAAACAAGGACATCGCCACCTGCGAAGTCACCCCTCAGCACCTGACGCTCGAAGGACCGGAAGTGTACGAGAGGATGAAGGGCCGTGCACAGATGAACCCGCCCGTTCGGGATCATCGTCACCGCATGGGCTTGTGGGCCGGACTGATCGGCGGTGTCTTCGACGTCATCGGCTCCGACCATGCGCCGCACACGCTCGAAGAAAAGGCCAAGCCTTATCCCGCGTCGCCATCCGGCATGCCGGGCGTGCAGACCTTGGTGCCAGTCATGCTGACCCATGTGAATGACGGCCGGCTGTC
This genomic stretch from Parvularcula sp. LCG005 harbors:
- a CDS encoding M23 family metallopeptidase, with product MTRFSLMMVSALSVSACAAFAQPPVPSVSPTKKPAGNTVTSTPVAEEPQVEIVQDLANTKPAVPFETVLDGNLVQGGLVFGSTAPGTKVRLKSGDVTKTVAVDEAGNFVFGFDRDHGPTAVLVVTSPDGSSDSRELKIAPTAWKESVITVEESKANPYKKEDLDKIAADTALKNDARSRRADEALWTVGFEWPEQEGCISSPFGYRRIVNGTPRRFHSGVDVAAPDGMSPLDYVGTPVYAPADGYVRLANPDMFFEGGLVFIDHGQELETALMHMSKVDVKSGAFIRKGDKVGEVGSTGRVTGPHLHWSLKWQDRLVDPELVVDERPVCTD
- a CDS encoding dihydroorotase, encoding MTQIFDLLLKGGTIVNHDGIHEADIGIRDGQITAIGSFDPSLAGEMIDCTGLHVLPGVVDSQVHFREPGATHKEDLAAGSLGAVLGGVTAVFEMPNTKPLTTTADAINDKLDRAKGRMWCDHAFYVGATHDNATELPELERLPGVCGVKIFMGASTGDLLVPDDEGVRHVLSHGQRRVSIHSEDETILRENAKLAREGDWTSHPEVRSAAAALRCTERLLGIARECGRRIHVLHVSTADEVPLLAANKDIATCEVTPQHLTLEGPEVYERMKGRAQMNPPVRDHRHRMGLWAGLIGGVFDVIGSDHAPHTLEEKAKPYPASPSGMPGVQTLVPVMLTHVNDGRLSLQRFVDLTSHGPNRIWGMAGKGRLAVGYDADITLVDMKARHVMNDAEMANVSGWTPYDGMEAKGWPVGTIIRGNPVMWEGETVGTPIGQPIRFQETLGTA
- a CDS encoding DUF2093 domain-containing protein, translating into MVISSSALGGRQAVLQYLDADFDVVQPGDYVLCAVTGARILLDDLRYWSVDKQEAYCDAAAANTAYNKARENGEAF